From a single Poecilia reticulata strain Guanapo linkage group LG2, Guppy_female_1.0+MT, whole genome shotgun sequence genomic region:
- the slc37a1 gene encoding glucose-6-phosphate exchanger SLC37A1 isoform X3 gives MAPVPPGIHLLVSFNREQWYRALTFMLTFLLYTSFHLSRKPISIVKSELHKNCSAASELAAATGAVASGGGQETSFPSLHTETQCSWKPFDKSNYKQLLGAMDYSFLCAYAIGMYLSGIIGERLPIRLYLTVGMLSSGLFTCLFGLGYIYNIHSLGFYIFVQVANGLVQTTGWPSVVTCIGNWFGKGRRGLIMGLWNSHTSVGNILGSLIAGYWVSSNWGLSFIVPGLIIAAMGVVCFLFLIEHPNDLKGVCTQNXSPGSSISAKSWSGANGHPKVYLQYKDNKKQNYDTELLLPRDAVCVPAQPVVVVKSESEPSAISFMGALRIPGVVEFSLCLLFAKLVSYTFLFWLPLYITKAAHLDAKKAGDLSTLFDVGGIVGGILAGVISDKLGKRASTCAVMLLLAAPTLYGFSMISQLGLGPTVGMLLVCGGLVNGPYALITTAVSADLGTHKSLKGNARALSTVTAIIDGTGSVGAALGPLLAGVLSAGGWNQVFYMLMTADFLALLLLLRLVTKELSSSKPHPVSAIELKEH, from the exons atggCTCCTGTTCCTCCAGGGATCCACCTGCTGGTGTCCTTCAACAGGGAACAATG GTATCGAGCTCTTACCTTCATGCTGACCTTCCTGCTCTACACTAGCTTTCACCTTTCCAGGAAACCCATCAGTATCGTAAAG AGCGAGCTTCATAAGAACTGCTCAGCAGCCAGTGAGCTGGCAGCCGCCACCGGCGCTGTGGCCAGCGGTGGAGGCCAGGAAACCTCTTTCCCTTCACTCCACACTGAGACGCAGTGCAGCTGGAAGCCTTTTG ATAAAAGCAACTACAAGCAGCTGCTAGGAGCCATGGACTACTCTTTTCTCTGTGCCTATGCCATTGGGATGTACCTCAG CGGCATCATTGGGGAGCGCCTACCTATCCGGCTGTATCTCACAGTGGGAATGCTGAGCAGTGGGCTTTTCACCTGCCTGTTTGGACTTGGCTACATTTACAACATTCACAGTCTCGGCTTCTATATATTTGTTCAG GTGGCCAATGGTTTGGTTCAAACTACTGGTTGGCCCAGTGTGGTGACCTGCATTGGCAACTGGTTTGGAAAAGGAAG GCGTGGGCTCATCATGGGACTTTGGAACTCCCACACCTCAGTGGGGAACATCCTGGGCTCTCTGATCGCTGGCTACTGGGTCTCCTCTAACTGGGGCCTTTCCTTCATTGTGCCAGGCCTCATCATCGCAGCCATGGGAGTcgtttgtttccttttccttattGAAC ATCCGAATGACTTAAAAGGCGTATGTACTCAGAACCMGTCTCCTGGCAGCAGC ATTTCAGCCAAAAGTTGGAGTGGAGCAAATGGACATCCGAAAGTTTATTTGCAATACAAGGATAACAAAAAGCAG AACTACGAcacggagctgctgctgccccgGGACGCTGTGTGTGTCCCTGCCCAGCCGGTCGTGGTGGTGAAGAGCGAGTCGGAGCCTTCTGCCATCAGCTTCATGGGAGCGCTGCGAATACCC ggaGTGGTGGAGTTTTCTCTCTGCCTGCTCTTTGCCAAGCTGGTCAGTTATACCTTCCTTTTCTGGCTGCCCCTCTACATCACCAAAGCAG CTCATTTGGATGCAAAGAAAGCTGGAGATCTCTCCACCTTGTTTGATGTTGGAGGAATTGTGg GTGGGATCTTGGCAGGAGTGATCTCTGATAAATTGGGGAAGAGAGCCAGCACATGTGCAGTTATGCTACTTCTAGCTGCTCCTACT CTCTATGGCTTCTCTATGATCAGCCAGCTGGGACTGGGACCAACCGTTG GAATGCTGCTCGTATGTGGAGGTCTGGTGAATGGACCATATGCTCTCATAACAACTGCTGTGTCAGCAGATCTG GGAACACACAAAAGCCTGAAAGGCAATGCCAGGGCTTTGTCCACAGTCACAGCCATCATCGATGGGACAGGATCTGTAG GTGCAGCTCtgggccccctgctggcaggCGTGTTGTCTGCAGGTGGCTGGAATCAGGTCTTCTACATGCTAATGACTGCTGACTTCCTCGCTTTGCTG CTTTTATTACGGCTGGTGACCAAGGAGCTGTCCTCATCCAAGCCCCACCCTGTCTCTGCTATAGA GTTGAAGGAGCACTGA
- the slc37a1 gene encoding glucose-6-phosphate exchanger SLC37A1 isoform X2: MAPVPPGIHLLVSFNREQWYRALTFMLTFLLYTSFHLSRKPISIVKSELHKNCSAASELAAATGAVASGGGQETSFPSLHTETQCSWKPFDKSNYKQLLGAMDYSFLCAYAIGMYLSGIIGERLPIRLYLTVGMLSSGLFTCLFGLGYIYNIHSLGFYIFVQVANGLVQTTGWPSVVTCIGNWFGKGRRGLIMGLWNSHTSVGNILGSLIAGYWVSSNWGLSFIVPGLIIAAMGVVCFLFLIEHPNDLKGVCTQNXSPGSSISAKSWSGANGHPKVYLQYKDNKKQAYSFFKECLQSRKNYDTELLLPRDAVCVPAQPVVVVKSESEPSAISFMGALRIPGVVEFSLCLLFAKLVSYTFLFWLPLYITKAAHLDAKKAGDLSTLFDVGGIVGGILAGVISDKLGKRASTCAVMLLLAAPTLYGFSMISQLGLGPTVGMLLVCGGLVNGPYALITTAVSADLGTHKSLKGNARALSTVTAIIDGTGSVGAALGPLLAGVLSAGGWNQVFYMLMTADFLALLLLLRLVTKELSSSKPHPVSAIELKEH, from the exons atggCTCCTGTTCCTCCAGGGATCCACCTGCTGGTGTCCTTCAACAGGGAACAATG GTATCGAGCTCTTACCTTCATGCTGACCTTCCTGCTCTACACTAGCTTTCACCTTTCCAGGAAACCCATCAGTATCGTAAAG AGCGAGCTTCATAAGAACTGCTCAGCAGCCAGTGAGCTGGCAGCCGCCACCGGCGCTGTGGCCAGCGGTGGAGGCCAGGAAACCTCTTTCCCTTCACTCCACACTGAGACGCAGTGCAGCTGGAAGCCTTTTG ATAAAAGCAACTACAAGCAGCTGCTAGGAGCCATGGACTACTCTTTTCTCTGTGCCTATGCCATTGGGATGTACCTCAG CGGCATCATTGGGGAGCGCCTACCTATCCGGCTGTATCTCACAGTGGGAATGCTGAGCAGTGGGCTTTTCACCTGCCTGTTTGGACTTGGCTACATTTACAACATTCACAGTCTCGGCTTCTATATATTTGTTCAG GTGGCCAATGGTTTGGTTCAAACTACTGGTTGGCCCAGTGTGGTGACCTGCATTGGCAACTGGTTTGGAAAAGGAAG GCGTGGGCTCATCATGGGACTTTGGAACTCCCACACCTCAGTGGGGAACATCCTGGGCTCTCTGATCGCTGGCTACTGGGTCTCCTCTAACTGGGGCCTTTCCTTCATTGTGCCAGGCCTCATCATCGCAGCCATGGGAGTcgtttgtttccttttccttattGAAC ATCCGAATGACTTAAAAGGCGTATGTACTCAGAACCMGTCTCCTGGCAGCAGC ATTTCAGCCAAAAGTTGGAGTGGAGCAAATGGACATCCGAAAGTTTATTTGCAATACAAGGATAACAAAAAGCAG GCCTACAGCTTTTTTAAGGAATGTCTTCAAAGTAGGAAG AACTACGAcacggagctgctgctgccccgGGACGCTGTGTGTGTCCCTGCCCAGCCGGTCGTGGTGGTGAAGAGCGAGTCGGAGCCTTCTGCCATCAGCTTCATGGGAGCGCTGCGAATACCC ggaGTGGTGGAGTTTTCTCTCTGCCTGCTCTTTGCCAAGCTGGTCAGTTATACCTTCCTTTTCTGGCTGCCCCTCTACATCACCAAAGCAG CTCATTTGGATGCAAAGAAAGCTGGAGATCTCTCCACCTTGTTTGATGTTGGAGGAATTGTGg GTGGGATCTTGGCAGGAGTGATCTCTGATAAATTGGGGAAGAGAGCCAGCACATGTGCAGTTATGCTACTTCTAGCTGCTCCTACT CTCTATGGCTTCTCTATGATCAGCCAGCTGGGACTGGGACCAACCGTTG GAATGCTGCTCGTATGTGGAGGTCTGGTGAATGGACCATATGCTCTCATAACAACTGCTGTGTCAGCAGATCTG GGAACACACAAAAGCCTGAAAGGCAATGCCAGGGCTTTGTCCACAGTCACAGCCATCATCGATGGGACAGGATCTGTAG GTGCAGCTCtgggccccctgctggcaggCGTGTTGTCTGCAGGTGGCTGGAATCAGGTCTTCTACATGCTAATGACTGCTGACTTCCTCGCTTTGCTG CTTTTATTACGGCTGGTGACCAAGGAGCTGTCCTCATCCAAGCCCCACCCTGTCTCTGCTATAGA GTTGAAGGAGCACTGA
- the slc37a1 gene encoding glucose-6-phosphate exchanger SLC37A1 isoform X1, translated as MAPVPPGIHLLVSFNREQWYRALTFMLTFLLYTSFHLSRKPISIVKSELHKNCSAASELAAATGAVASGGGQETSFPSLHTETQCSWKPFDKSNYKQLLGAMDYSFLCAYAIGMYLSGIIGERLPIRLYLTVGMLSSGLFTCLFGLGYIYNIHSLGFYIFVQVANGLVQTTGWPSVVTCIGNWFGKGRRGLIMGLWNSHTSVGNILGSLIAGYWVSSNWGLSFIVPGLIIAAMGVVCFLFLIEHPNDLKGVCTQNXSPGSSISAKSWSGANGHPKVYLQYKDNKKQAYSFFKECLQSRKVSSVSDLQLHWASTFRLNPEVSGKHWNYDTELLLPRDAVCVPAQPVVVVKSESEPSAISFMGALRIPGVVEFSLCLLFAKLVSYTFLFWLPLYITKAAHLDAKKAGDLSTLFDVGGIVGGILAGVISDKLGKRASTCAVMLLLAAPTLYGFSMISQLGLGPTVGMLLVCGGLVNGPYALITTAVSADLGTHKSLKGNARALSTVTAIIDGTGSVGAALGPLLAGVLSAGGWNQVFYMLMTADFLALLLLLRLVTKELSSSKPHPVSAIELKEH; from the exons atggCTCCTGTTCCTCCAGGGATCCACCTGCTGGTGTCCTTCAACAGGGAACAATG GTATCGAGCTCTTACCTTCATGCTGACCTTCCTGCTCTACACTAGCTTTCACCTTTCCAGGAAACCCATCAGTATCGTAAAG AGCGAGCTTCATAAGAACTGCTCAGCAGCCAGTGAGCTGGCAGCCGCCACCGGCGCTGTGGCCAGCGGTGGAGGCCAGGAAACCTCTTTCCCTTCACTCCACACTGAGACGCAGTGCAGCTGGAAGCCTTTTG ATAAAAGCAACTACAAGCAGCTGCTAGGAGCCATGGACTACTCTTTTCTCTGTGCCTATGCCATTGGGATGTACCTCAG CGGCATCATTGGGGAGCGCCTACCTATCCGGCTGTATCTCACAGTGGGAATGCTGAGCAGTGGGCTTTTCACCTGCCTGTTTGGACTTGGCTACATTTACAACATTCACAGTCTCGGCTTCTATATATTTGTTCAG GTGGCCAATGGTTTGGTTCAAACTACTGGTTGGCCCAGTGTGGTGACCTGCATTGGCAACTGGTTTGGAAAAGGAAG GCGTGGGCTCATCATGGGACTTTGGAACTCCCACACCTCAGTGGGGAACATCCTGGGCTCTCTGATCGCTGGCTACTGGGTCTCCTCTAACTGGGGCCTTTCCTTCATTGTGCCAGGCCTCATCATCGCAGCCATGGGAGTcgtttgtttccttttccttattGAAC ATCCGAATGACTTAAAAGGCGTATGTACTCAGAACCMGTCTCCTGGCAGCAGC ATTTCAGCCAAAAGTTGGAGTGGAGCAAATGGACATCCGAAAGTTTATTTGCAATACAAGGATAACAAAAAGCAG GCCTACAGCTTTTTTAAGGAATGTCTTCAAAGTAGGAAGGTCAGTTCTGTCAGTGATCTCCAGCTTCACTG GGCATCAACATTTAGACTCAACCCAGAGGTGTCTGGAAAGCACTGG AACTACGAcacggagctgctgctgccccgGGACGCTGTGTGTGTCCCTGCCCAGCCGGTCGTGGTGGTGAAGAGCGAGTCGGAGCCTTCTGCCATCAGCTTCATGGGAGCGCTGCGAATACCC ggaGTGGTGGAGTTTTCTCTCTGCCTGCTCTTTGCCAAGCTGGTCAGTTATACCTTCCTTTTCTGGCTGCCCCTCTACATCACCAAAGCAG CTCATTTGGATGCAAAGAAAGCTGGAGATCTCTCCACCTTGTTTGATGTTGGAGGAATTGTGg GTGGGATCTTGGCAGGAGTGATCTCTGATAAATTGGGGAAGAGAGCCAGCACATGTGCAGTTATGCTACTTCTAGCTGCTCCTACT CTCTATGGCTTCTCTATGATCAGCCAGCTGGGACTGGGACCAACCGTTG GAATGCTGCTCGTATGTGGAGGTCTGGTGAATGGACCATATGCTCTCATAACAACTGCTGTGTCAGCAGATCTG GGAACACACAAAAGCCTGAAAGGCAATGCCAGGGCTTTGTCCACAGTCACAGCCATCATCGATGGGACAGGATCTGTAG GTGCAGCTCtgggccccctgctggcaggCGTGTTGTCTGCAGGTGGCTGGAATCAGGTCTTCTACATGCTAATGACTGCTGACTTCCTCGCTTTGCTG CTTTTATTACGGCTGGTGACCAAGGAGCTGTCCTCATCCAAGCCCCACCCTGTCTCTGCTATAGA GTTGAAGGAGCACTGA